The region ATATTTTATGATTCCATAAAATTATTATATTTAGTTTCAAGCTTCATTGAAGCATAAATTTGAAAAATAGCTCTTTCATGCTCATCATCAATTCTAAACATCTTTGTTGTAAAATACTTGTACATATAATTTCTAGTATCTTCCATAGTTTTAAATTCAAATGCTTCTGATTTCATTATCTTATACGTTAACGTAGCTTGAGATTGTGAAACTGCTCTAAGATCAATTCCTATTCGTTGAGCTAAATTTTTAGACCTTCCAACATAAACAGGCTTCTCCTTTTCAAACATTATGAACACACCTGATACAGGTTCTCTTGTATTAAAATTTTTTTTTATTTCCCCTTCAGTTAAATCTGCAAACAAATATTCCTTTTGTTCAAGAAGCTTTTCTAAATACAGTGGTAATAATTTAATAATATTTTCAAATGAATTCATAAATTTTTCCCTCCATTTATTTTATAAAAAAATTTCACGCATAAATCAATCTCACTACCCAATCTTTCCCTCAGCAGCTTCCAAAAAATATTCCGAATTAACATACAGAGGGTGAACAGGATATTCAACATTTTTTAAAATGCCTTTCTGGTTTAATTTATGAACCATAATTGCATTTTTATATTTATTTAATATTTCTCTTTGCCTACTTGCTTGAATATTAGTCTTTCCCCATGCCAGCCAAACAAACTGATATTCATCTTGCAACTTCCTTGCTTTATACATTAATTCACAAGTATCAGATAAATTTTTTGCTAACTTCTTAGCTTCGTCACTACTTTTAGATCTAATATTAAATAAATTTTCTATATGAAATGTATACTGTTCTGGAAGTTTAATATTATTTTCTGCATAAGCTTGTTTTATTAGTTTCATTACTTTTTTCATTGTATTATCACTTTTAGTAACTACAGGTCTTTCAGTTTCATATTCTTCAGTAGAAAGTTTCTCAAATAACTCATCCGACTCCGGTCTTGCACTTCCTGGGTTCAACATATAAATTAGCCCAATTACATTTCCTGGTCCATTATCAGATCGAAATTCAGTATCATATCTAAATATTTTAATACCACTAACTGTTTTTATTGATTTATAATTAGCTAATATAACCATAATTTAATCGCCCCATTCTATATTATTTATTTAGAAGTACATTTCTACATTCGTCCCTAATTTTCCTCCATAATTTTCAATATACTTTAAATTCCTCCATAAAAAAATGACACATTTTCAAAATGAAAATATGCCATTTGTTTATAGTCGAAAACTATAAAACTTTTTATCTATTCTTATATACCTAAACTGCATTTTTAATATATATATTTATTTATCCAAAAGCTCACTTATACTTTTATTAAATCCAATTGGTTATGTTCTATAAATTGAATTTTATTTTTTCTTACCTTTTCTATTTATAGAGCAAAAAAGAGCAGCACCTATCGCAACCCAAATAGCAATTTTCATTAAAAATCACTCCCTACAAGTTCCTATTTATTAATCCACCTTAAACCGTTTTCTAGCTCCTGTTTACCTATACCAACTTCAATTACATGATTTACCCTCTTTAAAATAAGCAGCAAGTGAAATTCCCGCAGCTAACAAAAAAATTGCAGTACTAATATATCCTATATATGCCGTTTTCTTAACCCATAATGCTCCACCTATACAAAGAACGACTAATGTTAAACTGAATTTTCTTTTGTCCATAACCAATCCTTCTCTCTACAAATTTATAATTTAGAGGAATTATATATGATAAACGTTAACTATTTTTTGCCCTTCTTAGTATATTTATTTCTTTATCTGTAAGTCCTGTAAGTTTATTTATTGTTTCATTATCTAATCCCATTTCTATTGCTTTTATTGCTGTATCAGTCGCCTGCTCTTCTTTTCCTTTTTTTATTCCATCTTTGACTAACATTTCTCCTAATTTTGTCATGCTTATCTCCCCATTTACTTTTTCTTATCCACACTACCAACTTCTATCTATATTTTTATTATACCCTATTATATTCCTGTAGACATTACTAGCTTATAATATTTTTCAATATAATATATATCCTCTTCATATCCCAATCTTCCTTGATTTAATATTTGACAATATTTAATTTCTTTTAAATTCTTATTTATCTTCAATGGCATAGCCAGTGTTTTCTAACGCAAAAAATACCACAGTCAATGCGGTATTTTTAAATATGTATTTTAGATATTCTTAAACTTATTTTACTCTTCTAGCTGTTATGTAGTCTGGTCTCCCCATTGATGATATTTTTATTACATCACCAGTTCTCGGAGAATGAATATATGTATTATTGCCAACATACATTCCCATATGAGTAGGGTCTCCATTCTTACCAAAAAATACAAGATCTCCTGGTTGAAGCTGATCTCTTGGAACTCCATACCCATCATTTATTTGGTCATACGTTGTTCTTCCAAGGCTTATTCCAAAATGTGCATAAACATATTGAGTAAATCCTGAACAATCAAATCCTGTAGAAGGGCTTGTCCCTCCCCAAAGATAAGGTGTACCTAAGAAATTTGATGCATATGCTATTATACTATTGTCAGAAGCAGTTGCTACAGAAGCTATTCCTCTTGAATAATTGACACTAGGTGCTTCACTTCTCATGTTAATTACTGTTTTCATAGCTGCATTTACTGAAGCTTGGGATTCATCTACCTTTGATGCATATAGTTTTTCTTGAACTTTAGCATCTTCAATAAGTTTTTTCTGATCCGTTATTCTACTGTTTAGACTTGTTAATTTGTTTTCATTTTCACTTTTTAATGCATTTAAACCATTATACTTTGCATCAAGGGATGCTTTTTTACTTTTCACTTCTGCTTTCATATCATTTAAATCGCCTATTACTTTTTTATCCATGCCTATTATTTTTCCAATCATTTCTGTTTTAGATATTAAATCACTAAAACTTTCTGAGTCTAATAAAATGTTAAGGTAACTAGATTCTCCATTTATATATATTGCTCTTACTCTTTGACTAAATACATATTGCTTAATTTTCACTTCTTCTTCAACCTGAGTTATTTGTTTTTTTGTGTTTTCGATATCGTTTTCTGCTTTCGTTATACTCTTTTTATTCCCTTCAATTTTTATCATATAATCTTCAATTTGATTATCCAACTCTTCAATGCTTGCTTCAAGCTCATGTCTTGTGTCTTGTGCTTTCTTTAACGAATTCTTATTTTGCTCCAATTGAGTTTGTGCTTGATTAGATATTGGTGCAGCAAATGCTGAAACTTGAGTAACCATCACTAACACCGTTGCAAGCATAACCGTTTTAATTGTTTTTTTCACTTACATCTCTCCCTTATTTATAGAGTAATACTTGTCACTCTTTTGTAAAGTTACTCAAATAATACACTAAATTTGTGTAGAAATTATGTAGGTTTACATAAGACCATATATTACCACGGAAAATTGCATAATTTCATTATAATTATAATAAGTTTTACGCTATGGAAATTTAACTTTTTTAATTGAAAAATAGGCTTTATAAATCTAATAAAAAAGAAAGCTAAAAATTTAATAGCTTTCTTTTACTATAATTATGATCATACAATTAATTTAATTTCATTCCTTTTTTTCGTTCACTTCTTTCTTTCCACTACAACAATTCCCATGCTTACTATCCTTAAACATCATTCCAATCATAAGTACCATCATTATAGGACATATGAAAGGTGCTATTCCACTTATAGCTACTTTAAATCCTGTTCCTACATTTATAAACGGAAGTGCTCCAAAAATAATATAGGGTAATCCGCAGCAAAGCACCATCATTAACATATGCTTCATTGGATTGTGTTTTTTATTTTCTCCATTTGGGTTATTTCCATGACACTTCATAATAAATTCCTCCTTAATTGTGTTGTTATATTTAACAAGTAAGCTTAATAACTCCTGTACTCAAAATCGATTTATTTACAATTTTCTCAATATTGCCTCCTTGTAAATACATTATAAATAAATGTTGTGAAGATATTATAAAGATAAAAATTAATTTTTTCATAATGTACTTTACCCATCTATTAATTTTTTACGAACGTCCTCTAAGTTCGTTGTTTTTAATGAATCCGTAACTTCAAGACCAGCGACTGTTACATTATCTTTAACAATAAGATAAGTTCCAGCTTTATCTATCTTAAATTGAACATTAACTATACCTTTTTCCCCTGTAAATGAACTTACTTTCTCGCGACTATTTGAATTTACTATGATAAACTCACTATTAGGATTATCAAAATTATTAAGGTCAATAACTAAGTTTGTTTCTATTCCTTTTTCTATCACTACTACAAGTGGTTCAAACTCATAGCCAGTTCCCTTTATATTTAATGTTTGAGTGCTTCCTGAAATATTAGCTTTTTGGATTAATCTATCAGTAGGAACTTTACTTAAATCATTCCCATAGATGCTTGTAGCTTGTGGTGCAGTGCTTGAAGCCCCTGCCCCGCCTGTACAACAACTCATTCCACTACTTGGAGCTGGAATAGATGAATCCGACTTAGATGTATCTACAGAATCAAGATTATCAGTTACTTTAATTACTCCTCTTATCATTCCCATCCAACAGCTAAAATTTATGTCTCCATCCTTTGGTGTAAATTCTATTGTGTTTTCACCAGACTTTAAAGTTTTTTGTATATTAAGTGATGGTACTACTACAGCATTATTACAAGAATTTATTTGACTTCCTGTTATAATCCATTTAACAGGTATACCCTTTTGCACATAAAAAGCATTAGGAGTATAACCGTTATTATCTGCAGTCATTTTAATTACTTGAACTCCATTTTCAATAGTTGCTTTACCTATATTGGCTTGAGATGCATTTGCTTTAGAACCTGAAATACTTTGTGCTAATATTCTAGCATTTGGAACTCCAACTCCTGCAAGTGCAAGACCTCTATTCCCCATTATCAATCCAAGTATCACTACTAATATTCCACTAAACTTTAAAAGTTGTTTTGTATAACCTTTACTTAACAAGCTAGATATTGTTCCAAACACTAGCATTAAAGGAACTGTTCCTAACGAAAACAGGAACATTGATATAGCCCCCGCTGCTGCACTGCCTGTGCCTAATGCATAGAGCTGCATTGTTTGTAATGGTCCACAAGGCATTAATCCATTTAACATTCCCACTAAGAAAGGAGCTTTAGGTTTACTTTTTATTTTACATGCTGACCATGGTAATTTAATATTAAGTCTTCTAAATAAAGAGAAACCGGCTATATTTAATCCCATTATCACCATAAATATTCCAGCAAATATTTGAAGTCCTGCTTTTACATTGAGTGATAATGATAATACTGATCCTAATGCTCCTACAATACCACCTATTATTGTGTAAGAAGTTACTCTTCCAGCATTATATAAAATTGCAGGTACTAAAGCCTTGAGTCTACTCTGCTTTTCATTTGCAATACTATTTTTTGATAAGCTTTGAGTCAGCATTATTCCGCCACACATACCAACACAATGTATTGATGTAAGCATCCCAACAACGAATAATACCACATAAGATGCATTATTTAATTTAGAACTCATATCAAAACCTGATGTTGAATTGCCAAGAATCAGTACAGCTGCAGCTATAACTAAAAATCCTGCAAGTTTAATGCCATTTGAGTCTTTTGTGCTGTAGCCAGCTTTATTTATAGCTTTCTTTAATTGTTCACTAGTACAAATTTTACTATCATACTCAACAGTAACTTGCTGAGCACTATAGCTAGCCATCACATTTACAACTCCATCAACTTTCTTTAATGCTTTTTCTACTCTGTTTTCACAAGATGTGCATGTCATATTATATACTTTAATAATTTCTCTCTTAATGCTCATATTATCCTCCATAAAATTACTGCAATTTATTTATAACTAATCTTTAAATATAATTAATTGTAATAAAAAATTATGAAGATTTTATGTGCTAATTATTTTTACTTATGCATACTGTAAATACAGTTCCCTTGTTTTCCTTACTTTCTACATCTATTGTTCCAGAATGCAGTGTTAATATCTTCTTTACAAGAGTAAGTCCAATTCCACTTCCTTCAATCTTATGCCTGCTTTTATCTCCCCTGTACATTCTTTCAAAAACATAAGATAAATCTTCTTTTTTAATTCCAATGCCATTATCTTTAATTTTAATGATAACAAAGTTTATGTCGCTGCTGACATTAACCCATACAGTTCCACCTATATTATTGAACTTAATTGCATTAGATATAAGATTTATAAAAACTTGTTTTAATTTATCGTAATCTCCAACCACCATATAATCTATATTCTCTTCTTTATTCATAATTAATTTTATACTTTTTTCATCAGCAGCAATATAAAAGTCACTAATTACATTGGAAAGAAGTTCACCTATATTCACTAATCCTAATTTAAGAACTATTTCATCAGATTCTATTTGTTTTAACGCATTTAAATTATTCAAAAGCTTACCAAATCTTATTACTTCATCATTTAGATTATTAAGTTTATCAGTAGTTACAGGTATAACCCCATCTATCATTGCTTCCAAATTATTCTGAAGCACATTTAAAGGTGTTCTTATTTCATGAGATATATCTGAAATAAGACGCTTTCGAAGCAAATCCTGGCTATTTAATTTTTCTCCTAAATCATTTATACTTTCAGTTAAATCTCTGATTTCTTCAATATTACTTTTTATATTTGATTTAGAGCCATAATTTCCTTTAGATAAGCTAACAGATGTTTTTGAAACTTCTTTTATAGGTTCAGAAAACTGTTTCGATAAAATTAAACTTATTATTGCTACTATTAATAGTGTTAATGCTCCACTAAATACAATCCCCTTATTAATTTGTGTCTTGAAATTGATATCCTCCTGTGAAAGTAATACAGGTGAATATTGACCTACCAGAATATACCCTACCGTTTTGTTATTTACAT is a window of Clostridium pasteurianum DNA encoding:
- a CDS encoding sulfite exporter TauE/SafE family protein; the protein is MSIKREIIKVYNMTCTSCENRVEKALKKVDGVVNVMASYSAQQVTVEYDSKICTSEQLKKAINKAGYSTKDSNGIKLAGFLVIAAAVLILGNSTSGFDMSSKLNNASYVVLFVVGMLTSIHCVGMCGGIMLTQSLSKNSIANEKQSRLKALVPAILYNAGRVTSYTIIGGIVGALGSVLSLSLNVKAGLQIFAGIFMVIMGLNIAGFSLFRRLNIKLPWSACKIKSKPKAPFLVGMLNGLMPCGPLQTMQLYALGTGSAAAGAISMFLFSLGTVPLMLVFGTISSLLSKGYTKQLLKFSGILVVILGLIMGNRGLALAGVGVPNARILAQSISGSKANASQANIGKATIENGVQVIKMTADNNGYTPNAFYVQKGIPVKWIITGSQINSCNNAVVVPSLNIQKTLKSGENTIEFTPKDGDINFSCWMGMIRGVIKVTDNLDSVDTSKSDSSIPAPSSGMSCCTGGAGASSTAPQATSIYGNDLSKVPTDRLIQKANISGSTQTLNIKGTGYEFEPLVVVIEKGIETNLVIDLNNFDNPNSEFIIVNSNSREKVSSFTGEKGIVNVQFKIDKAGTYLIVKDNVTVAGLEVTDSLKTTNLEDVRKKLIDG
- a CDS encoding C40 family peptidase gives rise to the protein MKKTIKTVMLATVLVMVTQVSAFAAPISNQAQTQLEQNKNSLKKAQDTRHELEASIEELDNQIEDYMIKIEGNKKSITKAENDIENTKKQITQVEEEVKIKQYVFSQRVRAIYINGESSYLNILLDSESFSDLISKTEMIGKIIGMDKKVIGDLNDMKAEVKSKKASLDAKYNGLNALKSENENKLTSLNSRITDQKKLIEDAKVQEKLYASKVDESQASVNAAMKTVINMRSEAPSVNYSRGIASVATASDNSIIAYASNFLGTPYLWGGTSPSTGFDCSGFTQYVYAHFGISLGRTTYDQINDGYGVPRDQLQPGDLVFFGKNGDPTHMGMYVGNNTYIHSPRTGDVIKISSMGRPDYITARRVK
- a CDS encoding sensor histidine kinase — translated: MKQSIRGRLSFIIIFCAVTAVLLLALIVNRTITDTFNKYMQNIQTQRNERLVEYFEQVYKSDGGWNKTSGEEMMHEAYMSNYCLTLLDGNKKVVWQMNHEDIREKNHITINGMKKTGVYTTNTFDINVNNKTVGYILVGQYSPVLLSQEDINFKTQINKGIVFSGALTLLIVAIISLILSKQFSEPIKEVSKTSVSLSKGNYGSKSNIKSNIEEIRDLTESINDLGEKLNSQDLLRKRLISDISHEIRTPLNVLQNNLEAMIDGVIPVTTDKLNNLNDEVIRFGKLLNNLNALKQIESDEIVLKLGLVNIGELLSNVISDFYIAADEKSIKLIMNKEENIDYMVVGDYDKLKQVFINLISNAIKFNNIGGTVWVNVSSDINFVIIKIKDNGIGIKKEDLSYVFERMYRGDKSRHKIEGSGIGLTLVKKILTLHSGTIDVESKENKGTVFTVCISKNN
- a CDS encoding DUF1643 domain-containing protein, with the protein product MVILANYKSIKTVSGIKIFRYDTEFRSDNGPGNVIGLIYMLNPGSARPESDELFEKLSTEEYETERPVVTKSDNTMKKVMKLIKQAYAENNIKLPEQYTFHIENLFNIRSKSSDEAKKLAKNLSDTCELMYKARKLQDEYQFVWLAWGKTNIQASRQREILNKYKNAIMVHKLNQKGILKNVEYPVHPLYVNSEYFLEAAEGKIG